Proteins encoded by one window of Chloroflexi bacterium ADurb.Bin180:
- a CDS encoding Nuclease-related domain protein, which yields MRVIVNQNRVTKMASRTRRVMTIGLAMLVFSVVLSLNRYTIVAAYGVMLAGLVVINIALAVGGKYIQNPRVDQLLDKVLKGLESNSRVYSLASPADQVVVSPAGLITLTLKPQEGQITCRRDKWSRRWTFRLLLRSLFGSRLGNPTRQAQKEAASLKKWLAARLPGVEVAIQPVIVFAHPSVELHLENPVVPAMPLTELRAFLRERMTRRDVDPTTLQALTDLFDEQAA from the coding sequence ATGCGCGTGATTGTCAACCAGAATCGTGTCACCAAGATGGCCAGCCGCACACGCCGCGTGATGACCATTGGCCTGGCAATGCTGGTGTTTTCGGTCGTTCTGTCTCTCAATCGATACACCATCGTCGCCGCCTACGGGGTCATGCTGGCGGGTTTGGTCGTCATCAACATCGCCCTGGCAGTCGGCGGCAAGTACATTCAGAATCCAAGAGTGGACCAGCTCCTGGACAAAGTGCTCAAGGGCCTCGAGAGCAACTCACGAGTATACAGTCTCGCTTCGCCCGCTGATCAGGTTGTTGTCTCTCCGGCGGGCCTCATCACGCTCACCCTCAAGCCACAGGAAGGGCAGATCACCTGCCGCCGAGACAAGTGGAGCCGGCGTTGGACGTTTAGGTTGCTGCTGAGGTCGCTGTTTGGTTCGCGCCTGGGCAATCCGACTCGTCAGGCCCAGAAGGAGGCGGCGTCGCTCAAGAAATGGCTGGCGGCGCGCCTTCCTGGAGTCGAGGTCGCGATACAACCGGTGATCGTTTTTGCCCACCCTTCGGTGGAGCTGCACCTCGAGAATCCGGTTGTTCCCGCCATGCCGCTGACTGAGCTCAGGGCCTTTCTTCGTGAGCGGATGACCCGTCGTGACGTGGACCCAACCACGCTTCAGGCTCTCACGGACCTGTTTGATGAGCAGGCGGCTTGA
- the plsX gene encoding Phosphate acyltransferase, whose product MRIVVDAMGSDAHPQPDVEGAVLAAREYGVEIVLVGKQEVLEPELAKHSTAGLPISIVHAGQIIEMNEHPAAAVRSKRDASMVVAMQMLKRGEVDAFVSAGNSGGCLATAIFYLGRIEGVERPALSSVFPTRKGPCFMLDIGATTDCKPVYLQQFAIMGSIYVESVLGIANPRVAIVSNGEEEGKGSILVQDTVPLLKNSQINFVGNVEGKDIPAGLADVVVTDGFTGNVIIKLSEGVAKFMLDMIKEEIKARPLAVVGAALAKGAFDRVRQRLDYREYGGGVLLGVDGVVIVGHGRSDSVAIKNAIRVARQAVEAQVLPSIRESIAAHLTTAAQE is encoded by the coding sequence ATGAGAATCGTTGTTGACGCGATGGGGAGCGACGCCCACCCCCAGCCGGATGTCGAAGGTGCGGTGCTGGCGGCCAGAGAGTACGGCGTCGAAATCGTGCTGGTTGGCAAGCAAGAGGTGCTCGAACCGGAGCTGGCCAAACACTCAACCGCTGGTCTTCCCATCTCCATCGTTCACGCCGGCCAGATCATCGAGATGAACGAGCATCCGGCTGCCGCCGTTCGCAGCAAGCGGGATGCCTCGATGGTTGTCGCTATGCAGATGCTCAAGCGGGGCGAGGTCGATGCGTTTGTCTCGGCGGGCAACTCGGGCGGATGCCTGGCAACGGCCATCTTTTACCTGGGGCGCATCGAGGGCGTCGAGCGCCCGGCACTGTCCAGCGTCTTTCCCACCCGCAAGGGGCCCTGCTTTATGCTCGACATCGGCGCCACCACCGACTGCAAGCCAGTCTACCTGCAGCAGTTCGCCATCATGGGCAGCATCTACGTTGAGAGCGTGCTGGGCATTGCCAACCCCCGCGTGGCCATCGTCTCCAACGGCGAGGAGGAGGGCAAAGGCAGCATCCTCGTGCAGGACACTGTTCCGCTTCTCAAGAACAGCCAGATCAACTTTGTGGGCAACGTGGAGGGCAAGGACATCCCGGCCGGCCTGGCCGACGTGGTGGTCACCGATGGGTTCACCGGCAATGTCATCATCAAGCTGTCCGAGGGCGTAGCCAAGTTCATGCTCGACATGATCAAAGAAGAGATCAAGGCCCGGCCGCTGGCGGTGGTCGGCGCAGCCTTGGCCAAGGGCGCCTTCGACCGGGTTCGCCAGCGGCTGGATTACCGGGAATATGGCGGCGGAGTGTTGCTGGGAGTGGATGGTGTGGTCATCGTCGGGCACGGCCGCTCCGACTCGGTAGCCATCAAGAACGCCATTCGTGTCGCCAGGCAAGCCGTCGAAGCGCAGGTACTGCCCTCCATCCGCGAGAGCATCGCCGCTCATCTCACAACCGCTGCTCAGGAGTAG
- a CDS encoding NTPase: MTDQISATTAPGVLLLTGEIHIGKTTVCRSVIAAARHRGWRVAGLLSPTVLDSVGERVAVEMIDLSTNRTRTLARLDRKLNGPRLGPYHFDARTLTWGHNVLARAIARGCDLLVIDEIGRLELEQDAGLDVVPLLASNALPLSVFVVRSPLLQLFHQQLPGVATMQFEITLDNRAAASAQVARLLGLP, encoded by the coding sequence ATGACTGACCAGATCTCCGCAACCACGGCCCCGGGCGTACTGCTGCTCACCGGCGAGATCCATATTGGCAAGACCACCGTCTGTCGGTCGGTAATCGCAGCGGCGCGGCACCGCGGGTGGCGGGTGGCCGGGCTGCTCAGCCCCACCGTCCTCGACTCAGTCGGCGAGCGGGTCGCCGTGGAGATGATCGACCTCTCGACGAACAGAACGCGCACCCTGGCCAGATTGGACCGTAAGCTGAACGGTCCTCGTCTCGGTCCTTACCACTTTGATGCGCGAACCCTGACCTGGGGGCACAACGTTCTCGCCAGGGCCATCGCCCGCGGCTGCGACCTGCTCGTGATCGACGAGATCGGTCGGCTGGAGCTGGAGCAGGACGCCGGACTGGACGTCGTTCCGCTTCTCGCGTCCAACGCCCTCCCTCTCTCAGTCTTTGTGGTGCGCAGTCCATTGCTGCAGCTCTTCCACCAACAGCTGCCTGGCGTCGCGACAATGCAATTCGAGATCACCCTGGACAACCGTGCCGCTGCGTCCGCGCAGGTAGCCCGGCTGCTTGGCCTGCCCTAG
- the mfd gene encoding Transcription-repair-coupling factor, protein MKLAGLLPLIQQSTAYKRTLNRLWTPQGGDSAFSLRWPLLDAARPAILGALQQDWVGPLLVLTAQPERAHFLQEQVSVWSTRAPSWYFPAPDALFYDRTPWDGETIHRRVSVLSALASQDYARPPILFTSVWALMTQTIPPALLASAIRTIHVGQKIRLSDLAGSLVGSAYEPVPVVEEAGTFAQRGGILDVFPPNMDQPVRIEWLGDEIETLRRFDPLSQRSLEPLDRITLYPASEALAHYEPALQYLEHLPAGSDSPALARWQRDRERLPQNSYFRGAEFYLACLHPHPATLLDYLPPHLLLIVDDMAAVEDAARNLEQQALDIRAELVESGQLTADLPSAYLPWDELSRAIDSLPGIHLGQFSAGGRAEQKDDSLPAAGNAAPAELTAAEEDPSFHVPLTYAGRIERLVEDTVRLRAEHQRVVIVSRQAQRLSNLFAEHGETVAPVEDILELPPAGSLTVVQGSLAEGWSLCDPQPRRSRLPLPHTPAITLLSDAEIFGWARPKRRSFTRKRAASPESFFSELHVGDAVVHIDHGIGIYRGLVHKVVDGTPREFIELEYAEGDRVYVPVSQMDRVSRYVGASDQPPAVHRLGSGDWIQARSRAQKAVQEIARELLALYAARSVVPGHRYSPDVLWQEELEASFPYEETEDQLRALGEVKADMESSRPMDRLICGDVGYGKTEVAVRAAFKAVMDGKQAAVLVPTTVLAQQHLLTFQQRLAAFPVRVSMLSRFCSPREAQTTVEGLREGTVDVVVGTHRLLQKDVSFHDLGLLIVDEEQRFGVRHKEWLKQMRQQVDVLTLTATPIPRTLYMAMSGVRDMSTIDTPPEERLPIRTQVSEYDEGVIRRAILRELNRGGQVYFVHNRVQGIRQIAQRLQKIVPEATITIGHGQMPEDKLSNVMMDFARGDYDVLVCTSIIESGLDIPNVNTIIINRADQFGLAQLYQLRGRVGRSAAQAYAYLLHEKRLRLSDVARRRLEAILEASELGAGFRIAMRDLEIRGAGEILGATQHGHIAAIGFELYTRLLAQAVETLKRAGPAEKAELPPVELPPVIELPLQAYLPDDYVEEEDLRIRLYQRMTSLQSEEELDSLRGELEDRFGLLPSATENLLYVLRVRLLASRAGVLAVGRADNSLVLKLNQRAQERASAMVARFGRRAWVGRGQMWLALAEDQTDWQDLLLALLERLGEAPAQHGRAE, encoded by the coding sequence GTGAAGCTTGCCGGCCTCCTGCCCCTGATCCAGCAGTCCACTGCCTACAAGCGCACACTCAACAGGCTCTGGACTCCACAGGGCGGCGATTCCGCCTTCTCGCTGCGCTGGCCGCTGCTGGACGCGGCGCGTCCGGCCATTCTGGGCGCACTCCAGCAGGACTGGGTAGGGCCGCTGTTGGTGCTGACTGCCCAGCCCGAGCGAGCCCATTTTCTGCAGGAGCAGGTTTCTGTCTGGTCCACCCGGGCTCCATCGTGGTATTTTCCCGCCCCGGACGCACTGTTCTACGACCGTACGCCCTGGGATGGCGAGACGATCCACCGGCGGGTGTCCGTGCTTTCCGCTCTGGCCAGCCAGGACTATGCTAGGCCGCCGATTCTGTTCACTTCTGTCTGGGCGTTGATGACCCAGACCATCCCGCCGGCACTGCTCGCCTCGGCGATCCGCACCATCCACGTCGGGCAAAAGATCCGCCTCAGCGACCTGGCCGGCTCGCTGGTAGGCAGCGCCTACGAGCCGGTTCCCGTCGTCGAAGAGGCGGGAACGTTCGCCCAGCGCGGCGGCATCCTCGACGTCTTCCCTCCAAACATGGACCAGCCGGTGCGCATCGAATGGCTCGGCGACGAGATAGAGACACTGCGGCGATTCGACCCGCTCTCTCAGCGCTCGCTCGAGCCGCTGGACCGCATCACCTTGTACCCCGCCAGCGAGGCCCTTGCTCACTACGAGCCGGCGCTGCAGTACCTGGAGCACCTGCCAGCCGGGTCCGACAGCCCGGCTCTGGCCCGCTGGCAGCGCGACCGTGAACGTCTGCCGCAGAACTCGTACTTTCGCGGCGCCGAGTTCTACCTGGCCTGCCTCCACCCTCACCCGGCCACACTGCTGGACTATCTGCCCCCTCATCTCTTGCTGATCGTCGACGACATGGCGGCAGTAGAGGACGCGGCCCGGAACCTCGAACAGCAGGCACTGGACATCCGCGCCGAGCTGGTAGAGAGCGGCCAGCTTACGGCAGACTTGCCCTCTGCGTACCTGCCGTGGGATGAGCTCAGCCGGGCCATCGACTCTTTGCCAGGCATCCACCTGGGGCAGTTCTCGGCCGGCGGCCGAGCCGAGCAGAAGGATGACTCGCTTCCTGCCGCCGGCAACGCCGCTCCCGCCGAGCTCACAGCGGCCGAGGAAGACCCATCCTTCCACGTGCCACTGACTTATGCCGGACGGATCGAGCGGCTGGTTGAGGACACGGTGCGCCTGCGAGCGGAACACCAGCGGGTGGTGATCGTCTCCAGGCAGGCTCAGCGCCTGTCCAACCTGTTCGCCGAGCACGGAGAGACAGTCGCCCCGGTGGAGGACATCCTCGAGCTGCCGCCGGCCGGCAGCCTCACCGTGGTGCAGGGCTCCCTGGCGGAAGGGTGGTCACTGTGTGACCCCCAGCCGCGCCGCTCTCGCCTGCCGCTGCCCCATACTCCTGCCATTACCTTGCTCAGCGATGCCGAGATCTTTGGCTGGGCCAGGCCCAAGCGTCGCTCCTTCACCCGCAAGAGGGCCGCCTCTCCCGAATCGTTCTTTTCGGAGCTGCACGTTGGCGACGCGGTCGTGCACATTGATCACGGCATTGGCATCTACCGCGGCCTGGTGCACAAGGTAGTTGACGGCACCCCCCGCGAGTTCATCGAGCTGGAATACGCTGAAGGCGACCGGGTCTATGTGCCCGTCAGCCAGATGGACCGGGTCAGCAGGTACGTCGGCGCCAGCGATCAGCCGCCTGCGGTCCACCGGCTCGGCTCTGGCGACTGGATTCAGGCCCGCTCACGAGCCCAGAAGGCAGTGCAGGAAATCGCCCGCGAGCTGCTGGCCCTGTATGCGGCCCGTTCCGTCGTTCCGGGCCACCGTTACTCCCCGGACGTACTCTGGCAGGAGGAACTGGAAGCCTCCTTCCCTTACGAAGAGACCGAGGACCAACTGCGCGCCCTGGGCGAGGTCAAGGCCGACATGGAGAGCTCCAGGCCCATGGACCGCCTCATCTGCGGCGACGTGGGCTATGGCAAGACGGAAGTGGCCGTGCGCGCGGCCTTCAAGGCGGTGATGGACGGTAAGCAGGCAGCCGTCCTGGTGCCGACCACCGTACTCGCACAGCAGCACCTGCTCACGTTCCAGCAGCGCCTCGCGGCTTTTCCTGTCCGCGTTTCTATGCTTTCCCGCTTCTGCTCGCCCCGTGAGGCTCAGACTACCGTGGAGGGTCTGCGCGAAGGCACGGTGGACGTCGTGGTCGGCACGCACCGCCTGCTTCAGAAGGACGTCTCTTTCCACGACCTGGGCTTGCTGATCGTCGACGAGGAGCAGCGCTTTGGCGTGCGCCACAAAGAGTGGCTCAAGCAGATGAGACAGCAAGTGGACGTGCTGACCCTCACCGCCACTCCCATTCCGCGCACTTTGTATATGGCTATGAGCGGCGTGCGCGATATGAGTACCATCGACACGCCGCCCGAGGAGCGCCTGCCGATCCGTACGCAGGTATCGGAGTATGACGAGGGCGTTATCCGCCGGGCCATCCTGCGCGAGCTGAACCGGGGCGGCCAGGTGTACTTTGTCCACAATCGGGTGCAGGGCATCAGACAGATCGCCCAGCGCCTGCAAAAGATCGTGCCTGAAGCGACGATCACGATCGGCCACGGTCAGATGCCAGAGGACAAGCTGTCCAATGTGATGATGGACTTTGCCCGGGGCGACTATGACGTTCTGGTGTGCACTTCGATCATCGAGAGCGGTCTGGACATTCCCAACGTCAACACGATCATCATCAATCGGGCCGACCAGTTCGGCTTGGCACAGCTCTACCAACTGCGCGGCCGTGTTGGCCGCAGCGCTGCTCAGGCCTATGCCTACCTGCTGCATGAGAAGCGCCTGCGTCTGTCCGACGTCGCACGCCGCAGGCTCGAAGCCATTCTGGAAGCCAGCGAACTCGGTGCAGGATTCCGTATCGCCATGCGCGACCTCGAGATCCGCGGCGCGGGGGAGATACTGGGAGCCACCCAGCATGGCCACATTGCCGCCATCGGCTTTGAGCTCTACACTCGGCTGCTGGCCCAGGCAGTCGAAACGCTCAAGAGAGCCGGACCAGCGGAAAAGGCCGAGCTGCCACCGGTCGAGCTGCCGCCAGTGATCGAACTGCCCCTGCAGGCCTATCTGCCAGATGACTATGTGGAGGAGGAGGACCTGCGCATCCGACTCTACCAACGGATGACCAGCCTCCAGAGCGAAGAGGAACTCGACTCGCTGCGCGGCGAACTGGAAGACCGCTTTGGCCTGCTGCCTTCAGCCACGGAGAACCTGCTCTATGTGCTGCGGGTAAGATTGCTGGCCTCACGAGCCGGAGTGCTGGCCGTCGGCCGGGCCGACAACAGCCTGGTGCTCAAGCTCAACCAGCGCGCCCAGGAGCGCGCCTCGGCGATGGTTGCCCGGTTCGGACGCCGCGCCTGGGTTGGCCGTGGCCAGATGTGGCTGGCCCTGGCCGAGGATCAGACTGACTGGCAGGACTTGCTGCTGGCCCTCCTGGAGCGGCTCGGCGAGGCACCTGCACAGCATGGAAGAGCAGAATGA
- the pth gene encoding Peptidyl-tRNA hydrolase — protein MKLIVGLGNPGPGYARNRHNVGYQCLERLASRHEMSFGRMMFKAMIASGSIDGTRVLLARPLTFMNLSGQSVRPLLRWYRVSLSDLLVVYDDLDLPLAKIRLRQKGSSGGHKGMTSIIQELGSDEFARLRIGIGRPLHGEAPDYVLSDFTRDESIVMDAAFDQAVAAVETFLADGIDAAMNRFNLPDGETG, from the coding sequence AAACTGATCGTAGGTCTCGGCAATCCGGGACCAGGCTATGCCAGGAACCGACACAACGTCGGCTACCAGTGCCTGGAGCGCCTGGCGTCCCGACACGAAATGAGTTTCGGCCGGATGATGTTCAAGGCCATGATTGCCTCTGGTTCCATCGACGGAACTCGGGTTCTTTTGGCCAGACCCCTCACCTTTATGAATCTGAGCGGTCAGTCGGTGCGTCCGCTCTTGCGCTGGTATCGCGTGTCGCTTTCGGACCTGCTGGTCGTCTACGACGACCTGGACCTGCCTTTGGCCAAGATTCGGTTGCGCCAGAAGGGCAGCTCCGGCGGTCACAAGGGCATGACCTCGATCATCCAGGAGCTGGGAAGCGACGAATTCGCACGACTGCGCATTGGCATCGGGCGTCCGCTCCACGGTGAAGCGCCAGACTATGTGCTGAGTGACTTTACGCGCGACGAGTCCATCGTAATGGACGCGGCCTTTGACCAGGCTGTGGCAGCGGTGGAGACCTTTCTGGCAGACGGGATCGACGCCGCGATGAACCGATTCAACCTGCCTGACGGAGAGACCGGGTGA